In Nonomuraea sp. NBC_00507, the following are encoded in one genomic region:
- a CDS encoding ankyrin repeat domain-containing protein has protein sequence MHEEQLYRAALNGENETVGKLLAGGADPNKPSEGEEEGLPLCAAAAWDRHEVASTLLAAGADVNGRETGGWTALLWAASNGHAATARVLIEAGAGVDTANDDGDTPLSLAARRGALGVVQVLLEAGADPAKYDGDGDTPLDIAVDWVGVHLESALLDQIEQEGWDYVVARQYAKDGTELVTVAGQAPDGEQTEQVQAQRGHAAIATLLEDATGVYPPVERLVARALAHRDIDEDAETWWIVADTLDRRADEETYEALARLCVSEDAREREFGVDAIAQFGFAEGEKPFLERTLPLLQKMVTTEGNPQVLRSVLAALGHQGDPRALPAVLDIIGRPGHKRTMTDAIALADVLPPDHEEGLALLIEMTEEDEAEVRDWATAGLAGLEADTPRIREALAARLADSDLRTVAEATRGLAIRGDDRAARGAERVLAESDDDYARDLVTQQ, from the coding sequence ATGCATGAGGAACAGCTCTACCGCGCGGCGTTGAACGGCGAGAACGAGACCGTGGGCAAGCTGCTGGCCGGCGGCGCCGATCCCAACAAGCCCAGCGAGGGTGAGGAGGAGGGGCTGCCGCTGTGCGCGGCCGCCGCCTGGGACCGGCACGAGGTGGCCAGCACGCTGCTGGCGGCCGGTGCCGACGTCAACGGCCGGGAGACCGGCGGCTGGACGGCACTGCTCTGGGCCGCCTCCAACGGCCATGCCGCCACCGCCAGGGTGCTGATCGAGGCAGGGGCCGGCGTGGACACGGCCAACGACGACGGCGACACCCCGCTCTCGCTGGCCGCCAGGCGCGGCGCGCTGGGTGTCGTGCAGGTGCTCCTGGAGGCGGGCGCCGACCCCGCGAAGTACGACGGCGACGGCGACACGCCGCTCGACATCGCCGTCGACTGGGTGGGCGTGCACCTGGAGAGCGCGCTGCTCGACCAGATCGAGCAGGAGGGCTGGGACTACGTCGTGGCCCGCCAGTACGCCAAGGACGGCACCGAACTGGTCACGGTGGCCGGGCAGGCGCCCGACGGCGAGCAGACCGAGCAGGTCCAGGCGCAGCGCGGCCACGCCGCCATCGCGACGCTGCTGGAGGACGCGACCGGGGTCTACCCGCCGGTGGAGCGGCTCGTGGCGCGGGCGCTGGCCCATCGCGACATCGACGAGGACGCCGAGACCTGGTGGATCGTGGCCGACACGCTGGACAGGCGCGCCGACGAGGAGACGTACGAGGCGCTGGCCAGGTTGTGCGTGAGCGAGGACGCCAGGGAGCGGGAGTTCGGCGTGGACGCGATCGCCCAGTTCGGCTTCGCCGAAGGCGAGAAGCCGTTCCTGGAGCGCACGCTGCCGCTGCTGCAGAAGATGGTCACCACGGAGGGCAACCCGCAGGTGCTGCGCTCGGTGCTGGCCGCGCTCGGCCACCAGGGCGACCCGCGGGCGTTGCCGGCCGTCCTCGACATCATCGGCCGCCCGGGGCACAAGCGCACGATGACGGACGCCATCGCGCTGGCCGACGTGCTGCCGCCGGACCACGAGGAGGGCCTGGCGCTGCTGATCGAGATGACCGAGGAGGACGAGGCCGAGGTGCGCGACTGGGCCACCGCCGGGCTCGCCGGGCTGGAGGCCGACACGCCGCGCATCCGCGAGGCCCTGGCGGCCCGGCTCGCCGACTCGGACCTGCGCACGGTGGCCGAGGCCACGCGCGGGCTCGCCATCCGCGGGGACGACAGGGCCGCCCGGGGCGCCGAGCGGGTGCTGGCCGAGAGCGACGACGATTACGCCAGAGACCTCGTCACGCAGCAGTAG
- a CDS encoding sirohydrochlorin chelatase has product MRHSPVIPRRGLVPLAGGTAPGGVPLVAVAHGSRDPRAAATVAALLEQVPLDVRVAYLDHCAPTLPQALGGLEEAVVLPLLLTEAYHSRVDLPSALNEVRARRPRLRVHYGATLGPHPLLRAALERRLAEAGVRPGDPDTAVVLVSAGSSDARANAVISQMAREWRRAGWWTVKAAYASAAEPSPAQAVAELVRAGAPRVAVAPYLLAPGYFADKVRLSALEAGAAVVADVLGPAPELVDVLLERYEQAQRQPVSLAI; this is encoded by the coding sequence ATGCGGCATTCACCTGTGATCCCCAGGAGGGGACTCGTCCCGTTGGCAGGCGGGACGGCCCCCGGTGGCGTGCCACTGGTGGCGGTGGCGCACGGATCTCGCGATCCGCGCGCCGCCGCCACCGTGGCCGCGCTGCTCGAGCAGGTGCCGCTGGACGTCCGCGTCGCGTATCTGGATCACTGTGCTCCCACGCTCCCCCAGGCGCTCGGCGGCCTGGAAGAGGCCGTGGTTCTGCCGCTGCTGCTCACCGAGGCCTACCACAGCCGGGTGGACCTGCCGTCGGCGCTGAACGAGGTACGCGCGCGCCGGCCGCGCCTGCGCGTGCACTACGGCGCCACGCTGGGGCCGCACCCGCTGCTGCGCGCCGCGCTGGAGCGGCGGCTGGCCGAGGCGGGCGTGCGGCCCGGGGACCCGGACACGGCGGTGGTGCTGGTGTCGGCGGGTTCCAGCGACGCCAGAGCGAACGCGGTGATCTCACAGATGGCGCGGGAGTGGCGGCGGGCCGGCTGGTGGACGGTCAAGGCCGCCTACGCCTCGGCCGCGGAGCCCTCCCCCGCGCAGGCGGTGGCCGAGCTGGTGCGCGCGGGCGCGCCGCGCGTGGCCGTGGCGCCTTACCTGCTGGCTCCTGGCTACTTCGCCGACAAGGTGCGCCTCAGCGCGCTGGAGGCGGGCGCGGCCGTCGTGGCCGACGTGCTCGGCCCGGCGCCGGAGCTGGTCGACGTCCTGCTGGAACGTTACGAGCAGGCACAACGCCAGCCGGTGTCACTCGCGATCTGA
- a CDS encoding DUF1707 SHOCT-like domain-containing protein codes for MTDPGGVRASDAEREAVVEQLRVASVEGRLTLAELTDRTEAAYTATTHAELAMLTQDLPAAGAVSAGAQPPAGARPLREGRKRRWFVGVMGDSKRRGKWRIDQELGAVAVMGDVVLDLREAEVRTNTVDITAVSVMGDVKIIVPDGVNVDLDGMAVMGDKKVDVLEAAPGMNVPVVRVHAYAIMGDVKVLGDSRAQPLKRTFSAWREHWRQLHGEDWRKLGRQLRAESRELHRQLRDVNRDIGRGY; via the coding sequence ATGACTGATCCCGGTGGGGTCCGCGCGTCGGATGCCGAGCGCGAGGCCGTCGTCGAGCAGCTCCGTGTCGCCTCGGTGGAAGGCAGGCTGACGCTGGCCGAGCTGACCGACCGCACGGAGGCCGCTTATACGGCCACCACGCACGCCGAGCTGGCGATGCTCACCCAGGACCTGCCTGCCGCCGGCGCCGTGTCCGCCGGAGCCCAGCCGCCCGCCGGAGCTCGACCCCTTCGCGAGGGCAGGAAGCGGCGCTGGTTCGTCGGCGTCATGGGCGACTCCAAGCGGCGCGGGAAGTGGCGGATCGACCAGGAGCTCGGCGCCGTGGCCGTCATGGGGGACGTGGTGCTCGACCTGCGCGAGGCCGAGGTCCGCACGAACACGGTCGACATCACGGCCGTCTCCGTGATGGGCGACGTGAAGATCATCGTGCCCGACGGGGTCAACGTGGACCTCGACGGGATGGCCGTCATGGGCGACAAGAAGGTGGACGTGCTGGAGGCCGCGCCCGGCATGAACGTGCCGGTGGTGCGGGTGCACGCGTACGCGATCATGGGCGACGTGAAGGTGCTCGGCGACTCGCGGGCGCAGCCGCTGAAGCGGACCTTCTCGGCCTGGCGCGAGCACTGGCGGCAGCTGCACGGGGAGGACTGGCGCAAGCTCGGCAGGCAGCTGCGGGCCGAAAGCCGCGAGCTGCACAGGCAGCTGCGCGACGTGAACAGGGACATCGGGCGCGGCTACTGA
- a CDS encoding HD domain-containing protein yields the protein MTGDETGLAGLLYEFGLLKRYKRTGWHVAGVRDPESVAEHSFRAAIIAGMIAKLEGGDPERAAFMALFHDTQETRITDIPYIGKRYLTVAPNEEVTADQVRGVPEPVADMMRDAVAEYEEKASVEAVCARDADKLECLLQAVEYREQGHQNVQGWIDSSLAALTTPTGKRLAEEALRTGTLEWVTRVLNGD from the coding sequence GTGACGGGCGATGAGACGGGGCTGGCAGGGCTGCTGTACGAGTTCGGGCTGCTCAAGCGCTACAAGCGGACCGGGTGGCATGTCGCCGGCGTGCGCGACCCGGAGAGCGTCGCCGAGCACTCCTTCCGCGCGGCGATCATCGCGGGGATGATCGCCAAGCTCGAAGGCGGTGATCCGGAGCGGGCCGCGTTCATGGCCCTGTTCCACGACACGCAGGAGACGCGCATCACCGACATCCCGTACATCGGCAAGCGCTACCTCACCGTGGCGCCCAACGAGGAGGTCACCGCCGACCAGGTGCGGGGCGTGCCGGAGCCGGTGGCGGACATGATGCGCGACGCCGTCGCGGAGTACGAGGAGAAGGCCAGCGTCGAGGCCGTCTGCGCGCGGGACGCCGACAAGCTGGAGTGCCTGCTCCAGGCCGTCGAATACCGCGAGCAGGGGCACCAGAACGTCCAGGGCTGGATCGACAGCTCCCTGGCCGCCCTCACGACCCCGACGGGCAAGCGCCTGGCAGAGGAGGCCCTGCGCACGGGCACCCTGGAATGGGTGACCCGCGTGCTCAACGGCGACTGA
- a CDS encoding phosphoadenylyl-sulfate reductase — MTLVDIEVGLRQQRGTLDLQDIVESAATFLEGAPAREIIRWAAATFGDRLCLTSSMSDALLIDLVSRVKPGVDVLFIDTGYHFAETIGTRDAVRQVYDVNVIDVKPSRTVAEQDRDLGPRLFGRNPDLCCYLRKVEPLNRALEPYLAWISGIRRDESSSRTDTKVVEWDAKRQMVKVNPIAAWTQEDVDNYIADNGVLINPLHYDNYPSIGCAPCTRQVAEGEDPRSGRWAGLGKVECGIHL, encoded by the coding sequence ATGACGCTGGTGGACATCGAGGTCGGTTTGAGACAGCAGCGCGGCACGCTCGACCTGCAGGACATCGTGGAGTCCGCCGCGACGTTCCTGGAGGGCGCCCCCGCCCGTGAGATCATCCGCTGGGCGGCGGCGACGTTCGGTGACCGGCTGTGCCTGACGTCCTCGATGAGCGACGCCCTCCTCATCGACCTGGTGAGCAGGGTCAAGCCCGGCGTGGACGTGTTGTTCATCGACACCGGCTACCACTTCGCCGAGACGATCGGCACGCGGGACGCGGTGCGGCAGGTCTATGACGTCAACGTGATCGACGTGAAGCCGTCGCGGACGGTCGCGGAGCAGGACCGCGACCTCGGCCCGCGCCTGTTCGGCCGCAACCCGGACCTGTGCTGCTACCTGCGCAAGGTGGAGCCGCTGAACCGGGCGCTGGAGCCGTACCTGGCGTGGATCTCCGGCATCCGCCGCGACGAGTCGTCCAGCCGGACGGACACCAAGGTCGTCGAGTGGGACGCCAAGCGGCAGATGGTCAAGGTCAACCCGATCGCCGCCTGGACCCAGGAGGACGTCGACAACTACATCGCTGACAACGGGGTGCTGATCAACCCGTTGCACTATGACAACTACCCTTCGATCGGCTGCGCGCCGTGCACGCGGCAGGTCGCGGAGGGAGAGGATCCGCGCAGCGGGCGCTGGGCGGGCCTGGGGAAGGTCGAATGCGGCATTCACCTGTGA